In one Arenibacter antarcticus genomic region, the following are encoded:
- a CDS encoding SusD/RagB family nutrient-binding outer membrane lipoprotein, with the protein MKTLKIILSILLISSLGGCKKYDDYQSDPNRTTEGDPGLLLTNIQVSVSGMVTLSAAMSSRQMVNTDGSDNNQYYGWQRAGFGNYNMLRQVLKMEEEAKLIDNTNYLALGKFFRAWLFLSLTNTFGDVPYSKALQGELDAFTPAYDRQEDIYLAILNDLKEANNMISADNGIVNGDVIYGGDLEKWKKAINSLSLRTLISLSRKEGNTKIGVINRFQEIVGSPAQYPIFTSNADSFALPYYEIDGNEYPYFNSNSIKTAYYFEESFVNMLKGLEDPRLFTFADREFNGKDLPEDDFNAYGGLGGSDLLSDNTGRLSNGEGSPIDSRYYDDPENEPAIGLGYAEIEFTLAEAAARGWIGNDPEDHYKKGIVASMLFYDFNQATIDAYLQKNQVQYLPQQGVEMIITQKYISFFMNSGWELFYNQRRTGFPEFATDGGGILNGGQIPKRWMYPESEIIYNNESLQAAISQQFPEGDNVNGEMWLLKTE; encoded by the coding sequence ATGAAAACATTAAAAATAATTTTGAGTATTCTCCTAATATCCTCTTTAGGCGGCTGTAAGAAGTATGATGATTATCAATCGGATCCCAATAGAACCACAGAAGGGGATCCCGGGTTGTTACTCACTAATATCCAGGTCAGTGTAAGTGGAATGGTAACCTTAAGTGCGGCAATGTCTTCTAGGCAAATGGTAAATACCGATGGCTCTGATAACAATCAATATTATGGATGGCAACGTGCAGGTTTTGGAAATTACAATATGCTTAGGCAGGTTCTTAAAATGGAGGAAGAGGCCAAGCTTATAGACAATACCAACTATTTGGCCTTGGGTAAATTTTTTAGGGCATGGCTCTTTTTATCCCTTACCAATACCTTTGGAGATGTCCCATACAGTAAGGCATTGCAGGGAGAATTGGATGCTTTTACGCCTGCTTATGACCGACAGGAAGATATTTACTTGGCTATTTTGAACGACCTTAAAGAGGCCAATAATATGATAAGTGCCGACAATGGTATTGTAAATGGCGATGTGATCTACGGCGGTGATCTGGAAAAATGGAAAAAGGCGATCAACTCTTTAAGTTTAAGGACCCTAATCTCCCTATCAAGAAAAGAAGGAAACACAAAGATCGGGGTAATAAATAGATTTCAAGAGATTGTTGGGAGTCCGGCGCAATATCCAATATTTACCTCAAATGCCGATAGTTTTGCCTTGCCGTACTATGAAATTGATGGTAATGAATACCCCTATTTTAATAGTAATAGTATTAAAACGGCCTATTATTTTGAAGAGTCATTTGTAAATATGCTAAAAGGTTTGGAGGATCCGAGGTTATTTACTTTTGCCGATCGCGAATTCAATGGCAAAGATCTTCCTGAAGATGATTTTAATGCCTATGGTGGTCTGGGTGGAAGTGATCTGTTGTCTGACAATACTGGTCGTCTTTCCAATGGAGAGGGGTCACCAATAGACAGTAGGTACTATGACGACCCTGAAAATGAACCGGCAATTGGTTTGGGTTATGCAGAAATCGAATTTACTTTGGCTGAAGCAGCTGCACGTGGATGGATCGGTAATGATCCTGAAGACCATTACAAAAAAGGAATTGTGGCATCCATGTTATTTTATGATTTTAATCAGGCCACTATCGACGCATATCTGCAAAAAAACCAAGTGCAGTACCTTCCTCAACAAGGTGTGGAGATGATCATCACACAAAAATATATCTCATTTTTTATGAATTCGGGTTGGGAGCTATTCTATAATCAGCGTAGAACAGGTTTCCCTGAATTTGCTACAGATGGGGGCGGAATTCTTAATGGAGGCCAAATCCCAAAGCGATGGATGTATCCTGAAAGTGAAATAATTTATAATAATGAGAGCCTACAGGCTGCAATATCCCAGCAATTTCCTGAAGGAGATAACGTTAACGGTGAAATGTGGTTGCTAAAAACGGAGTGA
- a CDS encoding Calx-beta domain-containing protein — protein MKNYKFLIALAVSILCLSCSDDDSAISDPIFEFVSFQNETMTVNENGASIKPVPVVLSLLSYETSEDVTVTLGVVDTNVQEGTDYNLSSKSVVFKKGSFVSDTVYVSTIDNSIGADEERSFEINIESVSNPDIKIGLGIANPKKASLKVIIADDECTETTAVFNSGNLTNITEFGTHTITGTVSGDKMTLKGDLITYGAFPNATLDIVLTPISTGATKGSATFEDFGAGTDNDGYEYQFRQTGEGAYDVCSGEITISFNVYYEDGGSWVFWYASNNIITIP, from the coding sequence ATGAAAAATTATAAATTTTTGATAGCTCTTGCGGTATCTATCTTGTGCTTGTCATGCAGCGATGATGATTCGGCCATCTCGGATCCTATATTTGAATTTGTTTCGTTTCAGAACGAAACAATGACAGTAAACGAAAATGGTGCCAGTATAAAGCCCGTGCCGGTGGTTCTTTCTCTCTTAAGTTATGAAACCTCCGAGGATGTTACAGTCACCTTAGGAGTTGTTGATACCAATGTGCAGGAAGGAACAGATTATAACCTATCTTCCAAATCGGTGGTATTTAAGAAAGGAAGCTTTGTTTCCGATACCGTGTATGTCAGTACCATAGACAATAGCATTGGGGCTGATGAAGAACGCAGTTTTGAAATTAATATCGAAAGTGTAAGTAACCCCGATATCAAAATTGGTTTGGGTATTGCAAATCCTAAAAAAGCATCCTTAAAAGTGATCATAGCGGACGATGAGTGTACAGAAACCACCGCTGTGTTTAATTCAGGGAACTTAACAAATATTACTGAGTTTGGTACTCACACCATAACAGGGACGGTAAGTGGTGATAAGATGACCTTAAAGGGTGACCTGATAACCTATGGTGCTTTCCCAAATGCAACTCTAGATATAGTTCTAACACCCATAAGTACTGGTGCTACGAAAGGTAGTGCCACATTTGAAGATTTCGGAGCAGGAACCGATAATGATGGGTATGAATACCAATTTAGACAAACGGGGGAAGGAGCTTATGACGTCTGTTCGGGCGAGATTACTATAAGTTTTAACGTATACTATGAAGATGGAGGTTCGTGGGTGTTTTGGTATGCTTCCAATAATATTATAACCATTCCATAA
- a CDS encoding endonuclease/exonuclease/phosphatase family protein: protein MKRLLSFSIVLSVFLVFIGCNTFKKDKEMVVNLTESDLGAEMHFDGSFTVLQFNIWQEGTIVPGGFNAIVDEVIQANADLVALSEVRNYNNESLAKRLVDALANKGHTYYSKRSEDSGILSKFPIISQEVLYPLKNDRGTITKAIIKVAGIQIAFYSTHLDYTHYACYLPRGYDGITWEKLAAPMLEVDKILEQNLASERDETIAIFVNDALKEKDNGNLVLLGGDFNEPSHLDWGEESKDLFDHNGTVVPWHNSIVMQNKGFLDAYRLKYPDPVSHPGLTWAANNTDVPIDKLAWTPKADDRDRIDFIYFYPDERLELMDVILVGPIGGIAYGKRITTNPGQDKFLEPKGVWPSDHKGVFATFKIKTF, encoded by the coding sequence ATGAAACGACTTCTATCCTTCTCGATAGTTCTTTCTGTTTTTCTAGTCTTTATAGGGTGCAATACTTTTAAAAAGGACAAGGAAATGGTTGTGAATTTAACGGAATCCGATCTGGGAGCGGAAATGCATTTTGATGGTTCGTTTACTGTGCTTCAATTTAATATCTGGCAAGAGGGAACTATTGTTCCTGGAGGGTTTAACGCCATTGTTGATGAGGTAATCCAGGCCAATGCTGATTTAGTAGCCTTGAGCGAGGTAAGGAATTATAACAATGAAAGCCTTGCAAAACGTTTGGTCGATGCACTTGCCAATAAAGGGCATACCTACTATTCCAAGCGAAGCGAGGATTCAGGAATTCTTTCAAAATTCCCGATTATTTCCCAAGAAGTCTTGTATCCATTGAAAAATGATCGTGGTACCATAACAAAAGCAATTATTAAAGTTGCTGGCATACAAATCGCATTCTACAGTACCCATCTAGACTATACCCATTATGCCTGTTATTTACCACGGGGCTATGACGGGATTACCTGGGAAAAATTAGCTGCGCCCATGTTGGAGGTCGATAAAATATTGGAACAGAACTTGGCTTCGGAGCGGGATGAAACTATTGCCATTTTTGTTAATGATGCTTTAAAAGAAAAAGATAACGGTAATTTAGTGCTGTTAGGAGGGGATTTTAATGAACCTTCACATTTAGATTGGGGTGAGGAGTCCAAGGACCTGTTCGACCACAATGGAACTGTAGTACCATGGCATAACAGTATAGTTATGCAGAATAAGGGTTTTTTAGATGCCTATCGCCTAAAATATCCTGACCCCGTTTCCCATCCCGGATTAACATGGGCCGCCAACAACACCGATGTACCAATAGATAAATTGGCATGGACCCCAAAAGCAGACGATAGAGATCGGATAGATTTTATATACTTCTACCCAGATGAAAGACTGGAATTAATGGATGTAATTTTGGTGGGGCCTATAGGTGGTATAGCTTATGGGAAAAGGATAACCACCAATCCTGGTCAAGATAAATTTCTGGAGCCGAAAGGTGTTTGGCCCTCCGATCATAAAGGTGTTTTTGCTACTTTTAAGATAAAAACATTTTGA
- a CDS encoding endonuclease/exonuclease/phosphatase family protein, with the protein MKRIPIIVGLLLVVFCGRSQERPVIFKVMAWNILHGANDIENGPQNAIEIIKEINPDVILMVETYGSGKRIADSLGYNFHLIAAKGTALDDKGVNLSIFSRFPFGERIDTEYPFYLGGREIFVRGHKIRFFSNWFHYLPWSDEPEGMGKTAEELLVWEKTGAKYEMIQKVLPYIKKYSTETDSIPMIFGGDLNTPSHLDWGSETKDIHNGLEVPWYSTKVLEDVGLLDSYRMLNPDPIASPGITWNTKGKTDSHRIDYIFFKGPKLRAIKSESHQAFLNAPLVINGKTIPYPSDHGFVVTTFQLLDLR; encoded by the coding sequence ATGAAACGTATTCCTATTATTGTTGGCCTCTTGTTAGTTGTTTTCTGTGGAAGATCACAAGAGCGCCCCGTAATATTTAAGGTAATGGCATGGAATATTCTTCATGGTGCCAACGATATTGAAAATGGGCCACAGAATGCAATTGAGATTATTAAGGAAATAAATCCAGATGTAATTTTAATGGTAGAAACCTATGGCTCTGGGAAAAGGATTGCCGATTCTCTTGGATATAATTTTCATCTAATAGCTGCTAAGGGTACTGCTTTAGATGATAAGGGAGTTAATTTATCCATTTTTTCCAGATTTCCGTTCGGGGAACGAATCGATACGGAATATCCATTTTATTTAGGAGGTAGAGAAATTTTTGTGCGAGGTCATAAAATTAGATTTTTTTCCAATTGGTTCCATTACCTGCCTTGGAGCGATGAGCCAGAGGGAATGGGCAAGACTGCTGAGGAATTGTTGGTATGGGAAAAAACGGGAGCCAAATATGAAATGATTCAAAAAGTGCTTCCATATATCAAAAAGTATTCAACTGAAACAGATTCCATACCCATGATCTTTGGTGGCGATTTAAATACACCCTCCCATTTGGATTGGGGAAGTGAGACTAAAGATATACATAACGGTTTAGAGGTTCCGTGGTACAGTACCAAGGTTTTGGAAGATGTAGGCCTTTTGGATTCCTATAGAATGTTAAACCCAGACCCGATTGCTTCTCCAGGCATTACATGGAATACGAAGGGAAAAACGGATAGCCACAGGATAGACTATATATTTTTCAAAGGTCCCAAATTAAGGGCCATTAAATCGGAGTCTCACCAGGCTTTTTTAAATGCCCCATTGGTCATTAACGGAAAGACAATTCCCTATCCTTCCGATCATGGATTTGTGGTCACTACATTTCAGCTTTTGGATTTAAGATAG
- a CDS encoding alkaline phosphatase family protein yields MKNTIKYLIICLLAFNLTSAQKKGTKVLFAIVDGISADVLEKIHTPNLDAIAHKGGYTRSYMGGEKDGYSETPTISAVGYNSLLTATWANKHNVWGNGIKNPNYNYWSIFRFAKENRPELKTAIFSTWLDNRTKLVGEELPATGNLKLDYHFDGFELDTIAFPHGKDRQYIHKIDEHVTNEAAKYIQAEGPELSWIYLQFTDDMGHMYGDSEQFYDAIKTMDDQIGRLWDAIEYRNKNYDEDWQLWITTDHGRNVKDGKGHGGQSDRERSTWIVTNAKDLNPYFKQDNPGIVDIVPTMLRALDIQPKKEQLWEIDGVPLIGKISVAHAKATLRENKLELTWKAMGPSENLEIWITTTNNFGKGEVDSYDLLEKVKSGKEKITIDVSKIPSDFYKIVLKGKHNATNTWAIKK; encoded by the coding sequence ATGAAAAACACAATCAAATACCTGATTATCTGTCTGTTGGCGTTCAATTTGACATCTGCCCAAAAGAAAGGCACAAAAGTATTGTTCGCTATCGTTGATGGTATTTCAGCCGATGTACTAGAGAAAATACATACTCCCAACTTAGACGCCATTGCGCACAAAGGAGGCTATACCCGTTCATATATGGGGGGCGAAAAAGACGGCTACTCGGAAACTCCAACCATTTCAGCAGTGGGATACAATAGTTTGCTTACGGCTACCTGGGCCAATAAACACAATGTATGGGGCAACGGGATAAAAAATCCTAATTATAACTATTGGTCCATCTTTCGTTTTGCGAAGGAAAACCGTCCAGAACTAAAAACAGCCATCTTTTCTACTTGGTTAGACAATAGGACGAAATTAGTAGGGGAAGAACTGCCAGCCACGGGAAACTTAAAATTGGACTACCATTTTGACGGATTTGAGCTAGATACGATTGCTTTCCCCCACGGCAAGGATCGCCAATATATCCACAAGATAGACGAACATGTAACCAACGAAGCTGCCAAATACATTCAGGCAGAAGGCCCAGAACTTTCTTGGATATATCTTCAATTCACTGACGATATGGGCCACATGTACGGGGACAGCGAACAGTTCTACGATGCTATAAAAACAATGGACGACCAAATAGGTCGGCTATGGGATGCTATTGAATACCGGAACAAAAATTATGATGAGGATTGGCAACTGTGGATCACAACAGACCATGGGAGAAACGTAAAAGACGGAAAAGGTCACGGTGGTCAGAGCGACAGAGAACGCAGCACTTGGATCGTCACCAATGCAAAAGACCTGAACCCCTATTTTAAACAAGACAACCCTGGAATCGTAGATATCGTGCCCACAATGTTACGAGCCCTAGACATCCAACCGAAAAAGGAACAGTTGTGGGAAATAGATGGCGTTCCGCTCATCGGAAAAATTTCCGTAGCCCATGCCAAGGCAACCTTAAGGGAAAATAAACTAGAGCTCACATGGAAGGCTATGGGGCCAAGTGAGAATCTCGAAATCTGGATCACTACCACCAACAATTTTGGAAAAGGCGAGGTGGATAGCTATGATCTTTTGGAAAAAGTGAAGTCAGGTAAAGAAAAAATAACCATCGACGTATCTAAAATTCCATCAGATTTTTACAAGATTGTCCTTAAAGGCAAACACAATGCCACCAATACATGGGCGATTAAAAAATGA
- a CDS encoding TetR family transcriptional regulator, protein MGRKSLKDVRQKEIVEAFYKVARREGLIHASMAKVAREMGINSSLVSHYFGSKNALIFGLIKFILESYKNFYTLEYVEAEYGSRLKNIIDNLFSREWNNLIDDEVFYDCFTLVFRDKNIKAAYKELHEHLRAWLTEAIEEAKQNGEVQVDNPESAADLIFILVEGSYYYLSMYDKGEEYCKKQNRYKHAAMDILKFEDLDSVAPQIE, encoded by the coding sequence ATGGGAAGAAAAAGTTTGAAGGATGTTCGGCAAAAGGAGATTGTCGAAGCTTTTTATAAGGTGGCACGTAGGGAGGGTCTAATACACGCTTCGATGGCTAAGGTGGCAAGGGAAATGGGGATTAATTCCAGTTTGGTATCCCATTATTTCGGATCCAAGAATGCCTTGATTTTTGGGCTTATAAAATTTATACTTGAATCCTATAAGAATTTTTACACTTTAGAGTATGTGGAGGCGGAGTATGGATCTCGGCTGAAAAATATTATTGACAACCTATTCTCTAGGGAATGGAACAATTTGATAGATGATGAGGTATTTTATGACTGCTTTACCTTGGTATTCCGCGATAAGAATATTAAGGCTGCATACAAAGAATTGCACGAACATTTGAGAGCATGGCTTACAGAGGCCATTGAGGAGGCTAAACAAAACGGGGAGGTGCAAGTAGACAACCCTGAGAGTGCGGCAGACCTTATTTTTATTTTGGTGGAAGGTTCGTATTACTATCTCTCCATGTACGATAAGGGGGAAGAGTATTGCAAAAAACAGAACCGATATAAGCATGCCGCTATGGATATCCTAAAATTCGAGGATCTAGATAGTGTCGCACCTCAAATCGAATAA